The following proteins are co-located in the Telopea speciosissima isolate NSW1024214 ecotype Mountain lineage chromosome 9, Tspe_v1, whole genome shotgun sequence genome:
- the LOC122638794 gene encoding protein PHOSPHATE STARVATION RESPONSE 1-like, which translates to MDEGKEVCDGEKSNANDSQARNTSPASSEKWSSPFDLNEEAISEEEEDSSAVDIAATDREEEDEAEAATSGNSLKNNNTGEGSEGTTTARQYVRSKMPRLRWTPDLHLAFVQAVEKLGGQERATPKLVLQMMNVRGLSIAHVKSHLQMYRSKKLDESGQVLSHTNRAMQGLDHFPDMFYQRMGPHHQHYRMDN; encoded by the exons ATGGATGAGGGAAAAGAAGTTTGTGATGGAGAGAAAAGCAATGCAAATGATTCTCAAGCCCGAAACACATCTCCTGCATCGTCCGAAAAGTGGTCATCACCCTTTGATTTAAATGAAGAAGCCATCAGTGAGGAAGAGGAGGACAGTTCTGCTGTTGATATTGCTGCCACTGatagggaggaagaagatgaggctGAGGCAGCCACTAGTGGTAATTCACTAAAGAACAATAACACTGGGGAAGGGAGTGAGGGGACAACTACTGCTAGACAATACGTACGGTCAAAAATGCCAAGGCTCCGTTGGACTCCTGATCTCCATCTTGCTTTTGTTCAAGCTGTTGAAAAGCTTGGTGGGCAAGAGA GAGCAACTCCTAAGTTAGTTCTTCAGATGATGAATGTGAGAGGGCTTAGCATTGCCCATGTTAAAAGCCACTTACAG ATGTATAGAAGTAAGAAACTAGATGAGTCTGGTCAAG TTTTATCTCACACAAATAGGGCAATGCAAGGACTAGATCACTTTCCTGACATGTTCTATCAAAGGATGGGTCCTCATCATCAACACTACAGGATGGACAAT